The DNA segment AGGCTGACCAATTGTTGTGATGCATAACCACTTAGGCGATGGACATGAGGTGCCATATTTGCTAAAGTTGCAAGACAATTTGTATGAAGATAAACATCCTGTTAAATGCATCAAAAAACACATGCTTGAAGTCAGCTTTCAGGGTTCGATCAAATTCATCACCAAATTACCAATCACCAGAGTAACTTCATTGGTAAGTACAAAAAGAGGAGGAATATTAATTATGGCACCCATACTCAAACAGAAGCAAGGGTTCATTCCATGATTGTTGTATTGCTCTACCCGAATTGAACAGTATAGCAATTCAAATTGATGCATCAGTAGATCAGTAGAAATACTGCCTCATGTCGGTATAGTCTGATGAGGATATACGTAACAGTTGACTATAAAACATAAGCAAGTGTGAAAATACAAAGTAGGCACAGCTCCAAAGATCTCGGCAAACAGATGTCTTAACAGTTGCGAGATGCAACTCATACCTTCATCATCCTATTTTTGTatcctttatttttttatttggggAAGAGAGGGTGGGGAAATAAGTCTCAAAACGTTTTTCAATAGGGCCCAGTTAGTGTAGTTTCGTTTTTTTTCAGAATCAGTTTATACTTTAGATATGCAGAAAGACAAGCTTAAATGCTTTAACCACTGCAATGGTTTTCATTACACCCTCAACTTCTtcagaaatttttaaaaaaaaagtgacaTTCACGTCTGAAGAGAGACATGAGAATTGTGACTCGAAAAGTTCACTAGCCAAATTTTAGTAACACCACATACAGAGTTTTTTCTATGTTTGAAACCTCAGATATAATAGTAAAACTTTCAGCAGTACTATTTGCCTACTTTGCATCATCAATCTGGATGACTAGCTGTACACTTTTCGTTCATTAATAAgcttctttttgctttttttattAAGAACCTTCATTAATAAGCTTCTTTCCTCTACTTATGAAAAGAAAACATTTAGAAATATCTAGAGCATTTAGGAGAAGTAACTTATTGATATTTCTCTTGCATATAAAAGATGTGTCGTTTCATGCTTTCAAGCCAAATCATAACTCTCCTTCATAGAAAAAGTTATTTCATAATCCTtaaatactacaacaacaacaacaacaacaacaacccagtaaaatcccacaagatAATCCTTAAATACATTAGCTTCTTTAATTTATGCATTACTACTGAAATTTCCCAAAACTAATCATTAGTGCGTATTCCGAATCCAATTTGCATTCCCAGTCTTGACATCCCAGCCAAGAATGGCACCCGGAGCAGGTGTAAGAGACTTTGCAAATGAAAATAtataacaaataaaatagaagCGGAACTTTCTAAAATCAATATTCCAATGTTTAACATACCAATAAAAGATGACATGCAGAACATGCAATGAGAGACTTCAgaattgaaaataaataaaaaaactaacaGCATATATAGTGGAACTGCCAAAGGTAAaattaaagagagagagagagagagagagagagagagcgcgagagagagagagagagagagagagagagagagagagaaagagcatGAGAGAAAGAGCGCAGGAACAATAAACTAACAGACATTTTATATCATACCCGCAACTTAGATAGGTTGTATTTCACTGTCCTCGTCAAAATTATGACCATAAGAGAACCAAGAGAAGTCTGATGAAGAACCCGCTCTTGGTACCATGGAACAAAGGGTAGCACCTGCAGAAAGATGTGAAATTAAGACAGTCCATGGCTTAAATATCAAAAATCCAGGGAGATTCTCTATTTACCAGTTTGTGAATGCTGGCGTTGAATGAGGAATCTTGGCTAAGTATAAGAAGGATAATCAGCACCATATATATCTGATTGGATGTCCTCCTTGGTGCATTATATAGTGTTTCTAGCAAAGGCATCAACTGTTTATTTATACAAACAGACAGTAAGATTCTAAGTTGTAACCAAGGGAAAACCTAGAGTAAAGCTCAAGTTCAGAGGCAAGAAATTATAATTACTAACGTGAGAACACTTGGAAAGTGAATAAGAAAAACAGTGGAAAATTTAGCATCTTTTAACCAAGGATAGTAATcccaattatttttatttttttaagatatcaaatccataaataagGCAACTTGTTGTGAAAGCGGTTGCAAAGGTCAAACTACAAGGTAGCTACTTTATACTTTAGTTGATTAATACACTCCTTATCCATTATGTCTTCTCTTGATTACCTTATAAAGTGACTGGCGGGAATGATATCCACAAGCAACAACCATTATTCAGTCAAGAAATAAACATATAATATAAATCATCTGTGCATACCAGTGTATCCAGATCAGTCCGCACCAACACATACTCAAGAAAATCGGAATTCCCTTGAACGAGTGAATAAAGCAGAAGTACAGAAGTCTCATCAGCCAAGCACCTGGAAAGATAGTTGCAAGCCCACTCATTACCAGAGCCAAATAATGTCTCAGCAAACAATTGTATCGTCAAATGTCCAAATACACATTTTCTATGCTATCAGACCTCAACGTGGAAGTAGTTTTTAAGGTCTTTCACTTTAAACAGACCTAAAGGATTGactaaaagtcaaaatgataaCCATGAGGCATCATGAAGTGTCATTTCTTCCCAACTGTCAAAGCCtcagtggtcaatgaagtgggttgagaaccatgaggtcCCAGATTTCAATttgcacccaagggtgtggcccagtagtcaatgaagtgggttgagAACCATGATGTGTTAGATACAAATCCCAGTGgagtggaattagtcgaggtgtacGCAAGCTGGTGCGAACACCACGAATAtcaaaaaaagaaagtcaaaatgATAAAGCCTCTTCTCCGCAACGGGGAAGTAAAGGGTCACCCAAGAAACTTCTCATGCATAGCCAATTTTggtaaataaaaaaaaggaactaTTATTGTAATTAATTGTACACAACATCTTGTTGTCACCTTAGATCAACAAGTGAGATAGGCTGACACTTACATGCCAAGGGTATCAAAAAGagaagcaaagggtaatctcacAACCAGACCACTAGGTGCATTCCCCTCAACATCTACACGATCAACTGCTTGAGAGAACACAAACAAGCTTAGAATCATTAATAAAATTCATGAAGTAGCAAAAGGGACACTGAACAAAAAAATAATCATTCTAACATTCAATATCCCGAGCATTCTCAAGGGCCTtgcaataaggattctcaaagaAGGGTTCTTCCTTTGGAAGCGAATCTGGACTGCTGTAGTCgattttatctttcaaacgaTCCACGCCAAGACACTTGCGGTAATGAACAAGGATGAGTAAAATATTAAGACTGCTGTCTGCCAATGGGCTTTTTGAAGCTTCATTACTTGAACTGACAAAGAAATTCAGTGGCAGTAACACGAGATTTGCTGCAAGTCAATGGAAAAAGCAGAGGCTTCAATGAGAATGATGGGACAGCACATTGACTAAACAAGAGATAAAATAAGTGAATGAATTGCGACTGGAGGGATTCAACATTTCTAGGAATCTCTTTTGACCACGAAATATTGCAAACAGGAGTAAAGGATTAGGAGCCAAATTAGCGCTAATCAAGTAAATATAAAGATCATATCTCACACTTCCATAATATACTAATATGCTATAGAACGGAATGATAAGTGAgtgtgtgagtgtgtgtgtgtgagagagagatagagagagggagagataaTAAATCACTTTACTCTACCTGCAACAGAGCCAACTCTCTGTAGAACTCCTGGCTGATATCCTTCAGAAAAAATATAATAAGATGAAGCCTTCAAAGGGAAGCGTAGCTGTGCGACGTAGTTAAGAAGTAGCTTGCGAATAACCAGATTGACCAAAGAAGTTGGCTGCAGACAGAAGTACATTCAGAAGTAGCTCATGACTAGCCAAAGAATTTGGCAGCAAATACAAAAGCAAATTGataaaatttcaatatttttcagAGATATCTACTGCAAGAAACCATAGATGACCTGAGCCATTGCTGCATCAAAGAAAGGATGAATATCATCAGCACCTAGTGATGGTCCAGAAAGAAGCTGAGTTGACAAGGCGACAAGCATGAAATTAAGCAACTCGTGGTGTAGAAGATATGTATCCGAGCTGTCAGAAAAAACACACACTATTAGGCAAACAACTGGCAAGCCATGTGAGAAGATACCTATTGCACAAAGCTCAACATACCTTACATCTACTCTGCCAAGAAAATTAAGCACACTATGCACAACAAGATGCTCAATACCCTGTACtgtaaaagataaaagaaagaggaaatgGTGGTAAGAGTAGGAAGTAATGAGCTTGGACTCCCAGAGATCTGAAATCTTGATAAAACATAAGTGAGAAGGTTAAACAATGTAGATTCCCAAATGTTGAAAACCCAACCAGACCAATATCTGCAACAACTTCTGCAAGCTATCCCACTGAAACCAGCTATACAAGATATTACGAGTTAGAATCTAAAAGAATCCTTCGGCCATTCCAACGGTATTGCACAATTTCATCCATACATAGGTAACAAGAATTTCGTGATTTACCCTAATAATGTATCTCCAAAAGCTAATAACCAAACACCTCATCAGTACTTGGAGTGTAATTGGAGACAACTATTCAAGTTTTTAATACATTAGACTGAATACTGTCTTGAACTGTGAGCAATGATGTTGATAAGCGTAGAATCCACTATTAGATCTTCGAACAAATAGCATAGATCTATTCGCTTTGTTTCAGCCATAGTGGTTGAAACAGTTTAGTGGTCACTTTTAAGTAGCTACATACTCCAGTCACCCTCTCCCCGCAcacaaaagtaaaaaaagaagagataaatatAGGAGAAAGAACGAAACCGAAAAATgaaatgataatataaataaGAAAATCAGAAAGTCCCACTAAGAAAAAATGAACAAACTATGTTGTGAATGCATTACCTTTAGAGACGTTACTTGGAATTTCCTCACTTTCATTCAGAGACATGTATAGATCTTCAAAGTTGTCAGTTTTGGCATTCTCAATGAGGTGCTTCAGAAAAACAGATGAGATGTACACTGCATTGAGAGCTTTCACATAAGCTGATGAAGATACATCGGACGTAGAAACACACTCTTGCAAACACCAGGACAGGTGAATTAATATTTTTGCAAGGTGCCTTGTATAACAGTTGTTCTGAGCTGCAACAAAAAAACAGATGGAATTTAGAAGATAATAACTCTGACCTCATCATcccaagaaaaaaaaaggatGGAATAAATATGTCAGATAAATTATTCCCATGCATGATTAAGAGTTGGttctagaaaaagtaaacagaaAAATTATAGGCAGAAAAGATACAATAGGAGATCCTGATAAAGAGTTCATATGGATAGTGCCAATAGCCCACTGATATGTCCTAAAAGCTCTCAGAGCGACATCTTATAACCACTGCAGCTATGTGGATATAACTAACAACTACATATCAGCAAGAAAATACATACAAAGCGAAGCATGaggcataaaaacatgaaaagtagAATGGAGGTACCACGTTTCACCCTCTGCTTACCTAATTATTTCAGGCTTGCTCTAACTTACATGGAAATCAGTACTAAGTTCACTTTTCCCAAAAGCAGCCTCCACATAACAATGAAgcagagaaaagaaaatacaattttACTTAACACAACATTGGCAGGAagtcaaaactctagataacttCAGCCCAAGTAGCATTACCTAATTTTTGCACTACACTTCAATATGAAacaaatttttcaacttaaataGTTGAGCAATTTTCATGAATCCGCTCAAAGAATCCAGAGAATGAAGTTCTTGATTCCATAAACAACTCTACGGGCAAATTTTATGCGTTCCATAGTAACTTCATCTAGGCGCTTGCACTGTAGTTGAGCTTCTGCGTTTGTCTCCTTCTCTCTATTGGACTTCTCCTCCTTCCGTACTCTTTATCTTTCAtcaattctctctttttttttctcctttgtttttttattcattacacaagaACTCCAGGTATAATGTCAGTTTAAAATGTAACAGAAATCAAATGCATTCCTAAGCAATCTATATTCTAGCTACACCAGCACACAAATGGTCTTAGAAGGTAGCTGAGATACTGCACAGGCTTGATGCAAAACTCTTTTATGCTTCTCTTTGTTTCTAATAAAGGTGATAATTTTATTGAAAAGATGTACACTATATAGAGAACCTTAGACATGATTGGTCGCTACAAAAAGCAACCAATCATCTGTATTTCCTCGGATATTTAAAGagctccaaaaataaaaataaaaataaaaaagaacaaaattCCTCTAATATGTTCAAAAGAGTTTTCCTTTCCACCAAAAGCCCTCCGATGTCCTCTCTCGGTATTGTCTACATGACCACTAGGAATGCTACTTCCCATATTATCCCTTCTATTTTGTCTTCTGAATTTCCACCTAGCAGGTCCTTTACCGTCCATGCCATTAGCCATAGTATTCCATAAAGATTTGAGATTCCACACCTCACACCAAAGTTTGTGCAACACCAGACAGTAAGCAGTTTCTTAGGTCATCTTTGTTATTAATCCCCTTTAAATTTCAAGTTGATCCACTTGTAGCTCATGGAATGCATTCATCTATATACATAAATGGACATCCAAGAAGCCATATTATACTATACATTCAGATTAAATTGCATATTATTCTGCTAAATTCGAACAATAATAAACTATACtatacaaaattattttaaagacaTACTTAAACTAGAAAACATAAGATATTCTATCTCTCCTAAAACTTTAGTCCATTTTAATTTTACAAGGATCAATTTGACAGATGTTGGTTTGTAATTTGATATATAATTATTCACTTTTGAAGGAAATTTAGACATGGAAATTACTATAAGTTGCAAATTCTTCTATTTCAAACGGACAACACGATCCTTTTAGAAAATTTTAGTTAGAGAATTCTTTCTTCGATTCTTAGGAAGCACAAATGAACAAATCGGAACCAATAGACTTTTGTATTAAAAAGTTCTAAAAGATCATCTGAGGGGAACCAGAGGCCGACGTAGCATGTTTGTTTTGGGTTCAACCGAACCGAGCATTTTAGAAACAGCATCTGTAAAAATTACTAAACttcaacaattatttaatttcgAAACCATAATCCCAGAAGTGCATTAGGCTCAATGGTAAGTTTTCAAAGGTTGAATccatcaaatttaaattttggacCTACCTCTGAGGGGATCAATGTCATAGACGCTAATTTTACATCTAAAATAATCACCAGTTCAAATTTTTGGATTGAGAGACAACTA comes from the Nicotiana tabacum cultivar K326 chromosome 14, ASM71507v2, whole genome shotgun sequence genome and includes:
- the LOC107769949 gene encoding uncharacterized protein LOC107769949, producing the protein MGGVPSTPSFNGGARPQDTAEYLIEAFIGEKSFPLASDYWQKLLELPLHLHWSSNRVQQACLLFAQNNCYTRHLAKILIHLSWCLQECVSTSDVSSSAYVKALNAVYISSVFLKHLIENAKTDNFEDLYMSLNESEEIPSNVSKVQGIEHLVVHSVLNFLGRVDVSSDTYLLHHELLNFMLVALSTQLLSGPSLGADDIHPFFDAAMAQPTSLVNLVIRKLLLNYVAQLRFPLKASSYYIFSEGYQPGVLQRVGSVAANLVLLPLNFFVSSSNEASKSPLADSSLNILLILVHYRKCLGVDRLKDKIDYSSPDSLPKEEPFFENPYCKALENARDIEFDRVDVEGNAPSGLVVRLPFASLFDTLGMCLADETSVLLLYSLVQGNSDFLEYVLVRTDLDTLLMPLLETLYNAPRRTSNQIYMVLIILLILSQDSSFNASIHKLVLPFVPWYQERVLHQTSLGSLMVIILTRTVKYNLSKLRDVYLHTNCLATLANMAPHVHRLSGYASQQLVSLFDMLARKYNKLAEIKNDKMHVPNGESKEGDSLQEDMAAELHIYTDFLRIVLEILNAILTYALPRNPEVVYAIMHRQEVFQPFKSHPRFNELLDNIFMVLDFFNSRMDAQKMDGEWSVEKVLQVIVVNCRSWRGDGIKMFTQLRFTYEQESHPEEFFIPYVWQLILSRSGLSCSPSSINLFSVDVPLDDSVEEAEKPQKDEINGNGQEIEAPV